The Tripterygium wilfordii isolate XIE 37 chromosome 5, ASM1340144v1, whole genome shotgun sequence DNA segment ACGGTAAGTTGGTGAAAGAAATGTTGACTGGACGTATTGAAATGCCCCGTCTCTCTCACTCCACCACCCTGAGAAAACACTGAACTCTATGAAGGTCTATAGAGAAAGCCCGTTTTACAAAATGATTAATATCATCTCTTATGTTCCTCTGAACTTATTGTGCTAGAACACTTGCGCAACTAGAGGACGAGATTGCCCCTTGTGAGGCTCAAATGGCGAATTGGAAGACAAACTTGCAAGTCATGGGATCGAAGGAGCGCCAATACCTGCAGCAGTATTCAAACTACAAGGTATCAATTCTCTGTTACCACTGCCAAGTGCCAACTTATAGAATTGAAAGTTGAAGCTGCAAGGAATATATTCATCCATAAGAATCAATAACAGTAATCGTATAGTATAAATAAGAGTGTCATTCTTGTAAGTCCTTATGCTAGGAGTTTCCTTTGTTACTGATTAAAAAGGAAACAATTTCCTTTTGGTTTTAGATAATTATGATAACTTGCAAATCAacagaaaatgttttctttgaaCAATGGTGAGCAGAGAAACTGCGATAGTTCTCAGGCATTAAACTACCAAGGCAATTTTGATAATGGATGGAAAATATTATTTCTGCCAGGAGTATATCTAATTCCTAGTACTTAGGTGTTTAATTATGACGGTTACATGTATTATGACATATGTGTTGAAATAAAGCATATGGGAACATTTTGGTGTATGACATTGTaggtttttcttttataaagtCATTGGTTGGCTCATTCTCTAGCTtactttcatttttaaaatatttgctGCATTTCATACTAGAGAGCTTTTGTCGCAGGCACTTCTCAATCGTGTAGGTTACACACCAGAGATTAGCCACGGTCTGTTGGTTGAAATGGCTGAGCACAGAAAAGAGCTAGAAAAGAAAACTAAGCCCATCTTAGAGACGCTGAGGAGTTACCAAGACTTACCTCCGGTAATTCTATGGTTGACGTAACATGAATGCCACGCATACAATTCTGTTCATTGTAAGATAAATAGTGATTTTCTTTTCGAGGTCTCATTTTCTTTGGGCATTTGCAGGATAAAGCTTTAGCCGCTTTAGCAATTGAGGACAAGAAAAGGCAGTATGCTGCTGCTGAGAAGTATCTTGAGGATGTATTGCATTCAGCACTCTCCACATCAGATTAGCAGTCTGGGGAATATAAGTTACTCCGTCTTTCTGCTCTTTTTATGTGTCCGTACCACAAGCATTTCAATCTTGCTTTATTAAGCTGATGATCATTTCTATTGTTCAATTTGTAtgcttttgtgtgtgtgtgtgtgtgtgtgtgtggtaacATATAAAGTTTGATTGTACTTGAAAGTGAAGCTGACCACGGAGTATAAACTGTGACATTCTTGGAGGACACTGAAAATACTTCCCAACCTATGTAGTTTCATCAGCTTAGCATTTCGTAGAACGGTAAAGCAGATGCACAAGTCTTCATCTACAACATGATGTGCGAGGAGAAAGGTAAGCAATCTTATTCCCCTCGACACTTATGTGGCTGGCCTGGAATCTTGTTTTCTTCCATCACAAACGGCTGTAGCCGCCACGGGACTCATTGGGTCTTCCAAGAACTGCTTTATCACTGGTTTTAACTTGTTCACCTTTCAACAAGACCTTGTATAATCAGTAAGCTTGTCCTCTTAAGAATCAGTGGCTCTATTCTTGCTTTGCTTAGAAAGCCAAGTTGAAGTGCATAGACCTCCCACACCAGGACAGATAAAATTCTGCCTTTGATTATGCATTTGATGATTGATTAGATTCGTGATGGGGAGGGAAAGATCTATTGGACAGAGTGTCGTCTGATGGATTGAAGATAAAATGACAAAAAGTGAACAGAGCATTACTGGACTCGCCAGTCGTTCACACTGGATATCAGTGTGGCTGAATGCTCTGGCTGGCCGAACTGTTGGTTTCACACCTGTCCGAACATTTGTGCAAACCTGAAACTACATTCCAAGCAAAGCCCAAAAACTGCACCTTACAATCAGAGGCTATATTCTGTTTCAAAAACAATTCATTAATTTCACAGATGGCGACTGTTTAGACAACAGGCAAACCCTACTATATTCAGATCCTTTATCTAAGACGTCaatttcacacaaaaaaaagaagtaggCGAACACCCGGATGGCAAATGTCATTTCTTGCGAGCCAATGCTGCAGCAACACCAGCAGCTATAACTCCCACGGCAGTAGCAGTAATGCCTATTCCAATAACACCATCTGCAACGCAACAAACGTATTAAATCCTCTAGTTTGAAACTGTCATGATATCAGAAAAAAACTCAACGACATTACAAAGCCTTACCCTTTGCTATTTTATCTTCAATTGCCTTCTTAAGGGACAGCGCCTGCCTCCAATCGGGTGCAATCTACAAACCCAGAATAAAATGTTAAGAAAACAGAGGGAAGATCAATCAAATCATTATCCCCTATAAAGagattttgtttgattgttcaATGGGGATGGGGGGTTCAAACAATGCGCTTAGACGGGGTGGTGAGGAGCTTGACCACTTGAACTAGTGAAGCTCTTCAAGGGCTGGCGGAAGATGCCTATTTATGACTtttttttctacaaaaattttGGTAGCCAAGACTCCATGACTTGGCGTGGTGCAATGAATCAAAACAAAACTTGTGATATTTTACATTATTAAgagattcaaatttcaaaaagcaGAAACAAAATTAATGGCAAGGAGCAAACCTCCAAACATTGTTCTACAAGCTGTCGGCTCCTTGAATATTTACCACTTCTATAGTATCCAACAGCCAAGAGAAAAAGCTTCTCCCTGTGCTCCAAAGGTGTGCTATTGTTGGCCAGGGACGCTGTAAAAAAGAATATTATCAAGCTCAAGAAAGAAAGTACATATCATAGCTATAGCCATAGGGTAGCAAATCTATCAGTTGAAAAAGTTGTACTTTATGCAGCAGTTTGCATAGTAACAACAGCCAGataactaaaataaaataaagagaaaatgaaatatgCTATGAAGATTGAAAAGTCGATGACGGAGAAACATTATACATCTACAAGATTTCCCGgacaaacaaataaaagaaagtgaGAAGAAAGAGCAAATGGAGCTATAACAGAAGAAATAGGGGGATAGAGAAAATGATGAAACAGAGATTTCATAGAAGTAAAATAGACGATTCATGGATTGATCATGCAGAGAAATGATGACTTGAAGCTTTGCTTCCTAAAATACACTAAAGATAAAGGAGCTGTCCTAGCACATTCCAAGAAACATATTGGAGATCGTCAATGGAAAATGACTATGATTATGTAGTATGTTTAGTTATTTACTTCACCTTCAAGCATAGCTATCCCACGCTGCACATCTTCTGGTTTTCTAGAGTGAACAAGAGCCCACGACAAACGCATGATACTCTCACGCTTGAGGTCCTCCGAGTCACCATCGGCAGCATCTGCAACTTCTCTCTCACAGCCCTGCCAAGGGAAGGCTAggttcaaaaataaaatttatgaaATGCCCAGAAAAGCTGCCAAGAAAATATGCAATTTCTAAACGAGTAAATGCCCCATAGCAGTAAAAGGGTAAATGAAGGGAAAAGTTTAAGTTGCATTACCCCTCTATATATTGCATTACCCCTATAATATAGAGGGTTTAGACCTACGATGTTTAATTTTCTATGTAGCAACTTTACCACAGCGCCACATGAATCACCCTCTCACATAAATAACATAAGGGCGAAACAACTGCTTTGCCACCACAAGAATACAAAATCCTAggaggccttttttttttcttaaatacgTCAAAAGACTCAAAACTTTCCGTGATATGGCCCCCATTGAGCCACCCATGAAGACTAAAACCAAGGAGATAGTAATAGTCACCAGCAAAACAAAACACTTACATCATATGAAATCTAATAACATTAAATGAGATTCGAAACTAAGATCTCCCTAGTTACAACTAGTCTCATAGTTCCATTCCCTTTCCACTAGGCTGCGCTATATGGGAAACGAGAATCAAGcatgtaattttaaaaaaaaacataagtaAAACCAATCCTAGCAGGTCCATTGGTAGAACTGGGCAAATCAGTACTTGAAGTGAATCAAGGTTCTGTTCCATCTCATTACTTATTTTTCTTCCAATGTTTCAAAGCCTTATGCCCTGATGACGCAAGAACCACTCCAAGTACCTATAACTTTGTCTGATGCTGCCATATTAAGCATTAGCCCTGGTAGACATGGACACCGACATAGCTGACTTGTTTATACATGCAAAGGATGAGGAAAACAAACCATAGAATAGAAATTTCCTAAAGCATGGGAAAACGCTTAACCATCCTCCAAGAAGTTAATACATGTTCAACCTTAAAACACCCAAATTCAAcacaatccaaaaaaaaaaactgtattcGGATCCACGGAGTTTCAAAAGTCACACAATAAACATAATTCACGGGCAGGCATACTATGAATTTCCAGCAAAGAAACACCAATCCAACTCAAGCAAGAAATCCATCCATTCTTACAATCTCCATATCACTATTCACAAGCGTCACTTAATTCTCCCGGAAGCCACACATGACATGTTAATTTCAAATCAGATACAGAAAGAGACACCTCAATATAGAGCGATAAAAGTATATAGATCATTACGTGGATGATGTCGCCGTCGCACCATGGGATCTGATCACCGCCCCCAAAGAAAGCAGCCACAGAGTCGAAGAATCCGCTGACCTTCGCTTCCATTTGCAAAGTGATTAACTGTTGTTTGAAATCGGAAGTAGATTAGAAGAAGAAACAGCGAGGGCGATTGATttgggatttagggtttttcCCTGTATTGAGAGATTTCAGTCTAGAAAGACCGCGTAATATAGGaccttgagttttttttttttttttttgtccagatATAGGACCTTGAGTTGAAGATGAAGAAATAGAACCAGGAGAAACAGTACACGTGTCGCGATGTCATTGTTGATTTGATAAACACCAAAATACGAAATTAccccaaaaaatagaaaattttcgTTCTCCACCTAAAATATAaagttattttgtcatttacacacaaaaaaaaggttTCTTAGGCAAGAAGGATGTTCAAATATATAcgaactatatatttttttcatggattttaaatatgttttttttttaatttttgtaaataaaatatgttttttttattaattgctccagttgaaaagaaaaacttgaTTTGTGGATATGGGGTAATATAAGTCTATTACTTTATAAAAAACTTTCATTTCGATTTAAATCTATTACATGCTTTTAGCCTTTGATGAAATCCTTATTCTTAATAGAATTAAGAAAAGGTTGGGTTGAGAGTAAACTCTCGGTTTTGAGAACTTGTTTTTCCTTAATTCTCATAAGCCTTTGTAAACTCCTTGTACTTGGATTGCTTCGCTTCGCTCCACTCTTACCAATATACTCAACTCTTACCAATGTACTTGGATTGCTCCACTACTGTTATCAATGTGGAGAGTTGAACTTGGGTCTCTCCATTGTAAGGATTTGGGGTGGAAAAGATCCAGTACAATTGATTTATCGATCGATTGATTATTGGCCAATTCTtaaaagaaatatgtaatttttttaaaaaaagaaacgaCTGATTGATTTGGTTATATCGATAATTTTTGTATGACCCTAATAAGAATTCATCCTTGCCAATTCAATTAGCCATGAATGGTTCACTTCAGTActtactttagctttcatgtaTACTTGTTATGAATTGTTTTAACAATTCTCATCCATAATGTTTGGTGACCAAGGAACCACCCAGCCCTTTAGACAGCTGCGTAGCCATGAACATCGAGCCGCTATAACAACACGCCCCATGCTGACGAACTGAAACTCATACAGAAAAAATGAGTTCTTAATCTCTCCCCGGAAGTGGACAAGCACATGAAACCACCCCAAGGAAATACGCCCAGCTAGTTCGAACTCCCGACCTTAGCGTTAAATAAGCTAAAGAGTTGTAAATGTAATTTATTATGGACATTTTTGAGCACTAGTCAGTGACCTTGAAGACGCAGATGCATCAACAAACATATCATGCAGACGGCAAATGAACCCTCCATAGGCAGAAACAGTCGAGACGACAAGAATCCATGCCAATATCGAGGTTCCAGATCAAAAAATGCATTAAAAAACCTTCTGGTGCCTTGTAAATCAAGCTTGAGCAGAATATCCATGCCAAAACAGAAGAATTCTGTCTCCATGTCTCTATAGGCAATAGATCTTTCCAAACTTCTACCGACAATTCATCGGCTGAAAGCTCTCTGTACTGAACTGTAGAATTTGCAACGATGGGAGCAGCTGCAAGAGTCCTAGCTACCATATACCCAGTTGATGGATGAACTAAACTATAGAATTCGCAATGATGGGAGCGGCTACAAGAGTCTTAGCTACCATATACCTAACCCAGTTGATGGATGAACCATCCCGGGAAAGCTTTCAGAAGTCAGAACCAAGGTACTGAACTATAGAATTCGCAATGATGGGAGCGGCTGCAAGAGTCCTAGCTACCGTATACCCAGTTGATGGATGAACCATCCCGGGACAGCTTTCAGAACCAAGGTACTGAACTATAGAGTTCGCAATGATGGGAGCGGCTGCAAGAGTCCTAGCTACCATATACCCAATTGATGGATGAACCATCCCAGCAGTA contains these protein-coding regions:
- the LOC119998361 gene encoding mitochondrial fission 1 protein A-like, which codes for MEAKVSGFFDSVAAFFGGGDQIPWCDGDIIHGCEREVADAADGDSEDLKRESIMRLSWALVHSRKPEDVQRGIAMLEASLANNSTPLEHREKLFLLAVGYYRSGKYSRSRQLVEQCLEIAPDWRQALSLKKAIEDKIAKDGVIGIGITATAVGVIAAGVAAALARKK